In Phaenicophaeus curvirostris isolate KB17595 chromosome 9, BPBGC_Pcur_1.0, whole genome shotgun sequence, the DNA window GGTAGCTGCTAAATCACACACCTTTTCGTGAAGTACCTGCTGTATGTTCTTCATGTCAGTTCATATCTGTAGAGAAACTACTTGCAGCTGGAAAGGGTAGCAGACTGAGATCAATAGCATTACACTAGCAGACACAGAACCAAAATACAAACATGAGAAGAAGGTTGTGTTAGTTTTTGTTAAAATTAttcaattattttgtttaaattattatttaaatgtcCTCATGCAATTGAAAATTCCCTATGGACTTAATTTTCTTACTGGAAATTTCTCAGAGGCagaattttcttcatatttgaaatgtaaaaaaatgttaaagaaattCATTTTTGAAAGTCAGAAACGAGGAAAGGTCAGCTATACCAAAGAGGAATATATGTTGTATCTGGGTCTtatctttatttcttccatGGCTGGACTTCCAACAATTATCAAGTACCTGAACAGCAGGATGATTTATTGATGCACAGATTCATGGCTGCTTTTCTACATTTTTCATGCTCTGAGCCCTACATATGTGAGGGTAAATTTCTTGCCAAGTAAGAAAAGGAGAGTAGTTTGTATATAATGGCAGTTGTCACAAGCTTTTTGAATGTTGTTCATTTGTTTGATTTTCCAGGTTAAAGTGAATATCCTAGGAGATGTAGTTGACCAGGGAAGTACAACTCTAAGTATTGACAGCGCAGGATTCAGTCCACATGTTGCCATCTACTCCACGCGCCCTGATGTCAGATGTGTAATACACATACACACCCCTGCAACAGCAGCTGTAAGTCTTCCTTCTAGcataaagacaaaaagaaaacaggtttaCTTTATGATCTTAGAGCACATTTCTGATCTGAATCACTGTTCGtggcagttttgtttttaacattaaCCCTACAGTGATGAAGAATGGATAACTACATTTATACTAGCTTTTTTAAGTTACAAATGTGGGGAAGATGGAAAAACCATTAAGTAGGCTTATGCTGAGAATTAAACGTGGCTAAAATTCCAGCAcattaaagggggcctacaggaaagctggtgaggggctctttaccagggagtgcagtgacaggacaaggagtaatggttttaagctgaaagaggggagatttagatgagatattaggaagaaattttttactgtgagggtggtgaggcattggaatgggttgcccagagaggaagcggctgccccatccctggaagtgttcgagaccaggttggatgaggctttgggcaacctgatcccgTGGagcgtgtccctgcccatggtgcaggggttggaactgggtatcattaaggtcccttccaactcaaaccattctataattctatgaaaaatcaCAAAAGTTAACTTAGTTTGGATAATTTATCTTGTCCTATAATGAATCTCTCCCAAGGCTGGGTAGCAGCTGCTCTGTCACCCTACTGCAAATTAGACTTGAGGCGGGGGAGGCATTGTTTCTAAGCTTTcacaatgaagaatttctttgtctCCTAGCAAAGATACAAAGTACATCCTGCTAAGGCTTGGGTGGCAGAACTGTGGGTTATAagtatgtcttttttttcctaattagtAGTACTTCATTTTCTCGAAACAGGTTTCATCCATGAAGTGTGGCATCCTTCCCATATCACAGGAGGCTCTGATTCTGGGAGATGTTGCTTATTACAACTACCAGGGATCTCTTGATGAGCAGGAAGAGAGAATTCAGCTTCAGAAAGTTCTTGGACCCAGTTGCAAGGTATTCAACCTCATTCACGCTCTTCATAACCAATTTTCATGTTCTGCGCCAGTTTCTACCATTTAACATTAGTGTCTTCATTTACTAGGTATTAGTCTTGAGAAACCATGGTGTGGTAGCACTGGGAGAGACGCTGGAAGAAGCATTCCACTATATTTTCAATGTGCAACTGGCCTGTGAAACACAGGTGAGAGAAAATTTATCTGTATTTAATTCCAAATGCTTAGGCTGCTGACTTACAGATTACATCCCAGATGGGAAATCTCTAACATAACAAAGCATTTGGGGTTGTGGATCCAGTAATCAATTGCCAGGTCGAAGTCAGAGAAATTTGAATAATTAGGACAATATAGAAGGAGCAGCATAAATTCTGTGTTGCTCTCCCTGGAATGAGTACTGGTGGTGTTACACTCTGAACGGTAGAGGCTTTGTTCCATGCTGTGAAGAGTAAGCGTCATGCAGGCAATCTGTTGGATAATAGATTCAGTGGCACTTGCTGCATGTGGAAGtgtgaattaaaatttcttGACATCCAGGTCGTTTATGGAAGGTGAATGTTGCGATGAGGGAAGGTGCTTCTCCTCATGATCACAAAGAtttataaaaccaaataaacaaaaggCCTTTGGAGAAATGGCAGACGGTAGTGCATTCAAAAATATATTGAGTTCCATAATCAGTTGTTTCCATTTTGTCTAACTTTAACTATTTAGGTAGGCATCTGGTTATTATCTGTAAGCTGTGGAGAGAGACCACTGAATGTGTCTTTACCTTCCATAACTCTTTAGCTCATCCACGGAAACTTCCTCACTTTGCTTTTAACTCCTTCTCCAGCAATCCTGTCATCCCAGGCAGGTGTTAAGAACTGCAGATGGAAGTCTCCcactcctttccttttctcccttgccACGTTTTTCATCTTGAATTCAATCACTCATTCATTttgaaacagattaaaaaatgaaaaatttttagTCTTGTGTTGCAGAAAGGCACTCTGAAACCTAGTGTTTGAGTCTACTCTCCTTCAAAATGCAATTATTGGCAGATATTGTCATCCTTTCCATAAGAATCATGTACTGtacattttaatacatttttgcaCAGTAGAAGTTTAGCCTGAGTGATAACTGCAGCGTGTGTTTTAAGTATGTTTCTCCTGTgaattcagaaaagcagagaatgtAAAACTTTTCCACAAATGAGATACTCGTTGATGTTTCTAGGTTCATGCATTAGCTGGAGCAGGTGGGATAGACAATCTCCTACTACTGGATCTGCAGAAGTTCAAGCCTTCCACACACGCTGTGGCAGCGACCGGAGGAGGTGGAGTTAATATGGCTTCACAGCAAAAATGGAAAGTTGGGGAGCAAGAATTTGAAGCCCTCATGCGCATGCTGGACAACCTGGTGAGAGCATGTTGATGGTGATGTTGTCCGtctattttctttcagcctttaaATGCAGGATTAGCTTCTGTAAAGCAAACTATTTTTTTGGTTCCTTTGCGAGtttgaaaatgaagatggaGGAGCTTCTATTGTGTATGAAATCTCTTCTGCTTGGTTTAGTTTTTATTATGTCACTGTATCTAATAATAGTATCCTGTCTTGATAAGAACTTAGAATGTTTTGAAGTTAAATTTTGCCCAACTTATCTCATGAACCTATTTGCTCTTTATAGTAGCTTaatagtaaaaatatattttagtcaCTGCCTAGTAAATAAACGTAGGAGATTCCCTCTACGTGTTGTTATTAACGCTAATATTAGGAAATGAGATGATAGTGATCTGTTCGAAGACTGCAGTAAGAATTCTGGAACAGCCTTTACTACAAATAGAGCAAGGAATGAGGGAGTGCCACGAACTGGGAAGTGCCGTTGTGCAAGACAAATAAATATCCTCATGGTAGCTGACTCGGTCATAACCTGAGCAGGGAGTCATTTGGTGATCACATGAAAGTGGGAGGAAGGTGAAGTGTGAGTGGGGTCATATGCAGCTGTTGCCgtactgtattttaaatgggTCTCTTGATGTTCCTAGTATGAATGAATGATGGACAACCACACTAGCCTGTTCCCTAAAGAGTTCGGTGGATCTGTTCAGTGCATATAGGACAGCACAAAACTTCCATGACTTCTTTGGATACCTTTTTccgattttattttttattattatttttaaacttatttaaaacactttttttttgtcccccCTCTGTAGGGATACAGAACTGGCTATGCCTATAGGCAACCGTTGGTCAGGGAAAAACCCAGACATAAAAGTGACGTTGAGATCCCAGCCACTGTGACTGCCTTTTCCTTTGAAGATGATACAGTCCCACTTTCCCCCCTGAAATTCCTGGCGCAGAggcaacagagagaaaagacaagGTGGCTGAACTCTCCGAACACATACTTGAAAGTTAATGTGCCTGAGGAGTCCTGGAACGGGGAAGCCAGTCCCAGGACTAAGATCACGGTAGGTCGATATTTTAGGCAGTTACTTACTTTTTGTGCTACTTGAGAGAAAGTGAACTACTCACAATTTATATCATGAAATCTTTAACAGGATTAGCAAATAAATTTatcaagcaaataaaaatacagttggGGAAACTTAATGACATTACTACTAAGAGGCGTCTCTGTTTGGGGAAGGGGAGGTGGTTGTTTGGAAGAGTAGCAGTTTATCATAAAATTAAGCAATGAGTTCCCTTTTGTTACTAGCTCTTCTGATTCCCAAAGTAGAAGACAGTTTTTCTACCACATCTTTTTGCGCTATTGATGATCCACCAAACATAGTAAGGGTTTAAATCACCCCTGGGCTGTTCTCTTTTCTGCACGAGGGATGGGATGCACGAGCTCTAATTCATCTCTGTGTTGTTCCTGACTGTGACCCTACTGAAAACAGACTTCAAAAAGTCTATTCACAGTACTGCTTTTAATGATAATCGagatttttcctcctcctttggcTCACCAAGATGCTTCCAGCCTAGAGAAATAGTTCTCTCCTCCCAGTTGCACAGTACAACTGTAAAAGCAACAGCTCCTCCTGCTGGCAAGCCAGGGAgtttgtaattttaaatttgGAAGAAGCACCCTCAGCAACTGATTTAGAACCctgtttacaaaggaaaaaaactacaGACGTCGGTTAAGAGAGGTGGAAGTTGATTCCATGAACGAGGGTTCTGGAGCTGATGGATCTATGTGCCAGTTACCAGGAAGCGTGAGCCTTTCTAAATATGACTTAATTAGTAGACAATACTGCATTTTTCAGGAATATGTTTGagtatttaaaaaagtaatcttGATGATACATGTTCAAGGCAACTTACATCCTCTTGGGCAAACACACAAACTACTAAGATGTTGCAATTATGTTGTGGctgtcattttttaattttttttttctgttcaagtGGATGAAAGCTGATGACTCCTCCAAGACGAGTGGAGGAACGCCAATCAAAATTGAAGATCCAAATCAATTTGTTCCTCTGAACACAAACCCAAGTGAAGtgttggaaaagagaaataaggtaaaagaagtgtaatgaaattaaaattttaacatttccaaatataattataattttattttaacatttccaaataaaatcaTATGTTCAAGTATTGATTCAACACAACAGTAAAATAACATGTTCTGATTTTACTAAGAAGTTTCTTACATTGTATGTGATTTTTGGCACTAAAAAGCATGTATTTACATGCATGATACGTATGGTCTGTAGGTACACGTGAAATATGTGCGTGCATAGATATATAAATTTTGAATGCAATAGTTTTAAGAAAGATGAATATTAACTCTGGAAATGATAGATTGGAAATGGTAGTTGCTGCTGTTTAGCATTATGTTCAGTGGATAATTAAGTATCAGTGGATGATAAAGTATCAACATGAATTGAATCGCTGTGCATCATCTACAGCATGATTCAGGCTCAAACTGTACTCTTACTCTGTTCTCTATTAATTTGCCTAGCACTTATTAAGCTGGAGTTGCTACGGTTTTCCATTTACTGTTGgccataaataaagaaaatgagagattATTATTGGACTTCTCTGTAAGCACAAATATGTGCTGGAAGGGAAAGTCAGTGAGATAAGATGCCGACTGTCGACTGACCAAATACTCCACCCTAGGCACAACTGTATTAACAGATATTCAGGACACTTTCTATttgattatgtatttttttcttttttgggaaGCACTGTATCAGTGTTCATGGGAACTGAAATGGAGTCAGAAGGAGCAAATCCTTTTGTTAGAACTGGAAAGGTACCCTCTAATCAGCTGGAGATTAATAATACAAGTGCCatataatgattttaaaattcatgcaTGTCACTGTCTCGTTAGATAGTATATTCCTATTTTTCtgctgtagaatttttttatatgttctgtatttgtatttatatcTGACCTGTCTGTCTTTTAAGCACTGACAAGCTGAAGCTACAGGGCTGTTGGTTTGGAGATAATAGTGAATTattcacagcaggaaaaactTTACCAACCATCGTGACCACGGACATCTCTCCAGTAGCTTAACATGGGTCATTCATGGGTTGGTTCAGAGACAGACTTTGGAGCTTATTTCCTAAATATTGGCTTGCTTgaagtgcaggagctgggactgggatggatATTCAGAAGTACTCAAAGGGCTAAACAACACATGCAGTGTATTCAGAGGTGGAAGgacatatatacatttttagGTGAAGCAGTGTACAGCTTGATCCTCGGCCTTTCACTGCTGGCAGCATTACTGGCTTTGCAAAAGTAATGGGCATAGGATTTGTTAATCAAGTATCTGTTTCTAACgcagtttattttctccatGTAGATAAGGGAGCAAAACCGATATGACCTGAAGACAGCAGGACCACAGTCTCAGCTGCTTGCTGGGATTGTCGTGGATAAAAAGCCAAGTCCAGTAAGTAGGACATTATTGATTGATTTACAAATATTTGGGTTATTTCGCTGCCTGTCTTTCAAACATCACTTTGGAccactttctttcaaaatgccttgttaaaactgattattttaatGCCAGTTTTGAATATGTGatattttttattcatgtttCATTTCAGAGGTTTAAAATGTTAGTTTCCAATGGAGATATGCGTGGTAAGTTTGCCTGTCATTGATATTGATGAAGTAGGATCCCTGGCTAAGACTATTTAAGCTGAAGAGTGATGAATTTCGCAATGCCCGGTGccaaaaataatcttttcattAGTCAGGGGAACCACTGCTAAAGGAAATGATTGAGGCCCAGAAAAAACATGAGTTTAAAAGATGGGATGGGACCATGCAGGAGGCAGCTTTCATTAGAAACAGGGTTCTTACTGGGAAGGTTTCCAGTTTCTTACCTGTCCGCACTAATCTTTTCTTGAATAGAATATACTTACTTGAAGTAGTAGGATATTCCTAATAGGGTGATCTAAAAAACTGTGATGAATTGTAATTGGAACTCTATAGTTCTAAAGAGTTTCAAACTGTCCATGTACATCTATTTCCTGATTTTGGTTTCCACTATTCTTTTGAGATAACATTGAGTCTGCTTATTTATGCCAGGCAAAAAGAATATCGTCcaaatgaggtttttttcaatatgagaatcattttaattttgtcattGTAACATTCATCTCGGAAGGACTCTTCCAATTAGATTCCTGGAATATGAGCACGATTagtttcttacaaaaaaattcCTAGAACTTGGGGCATTTGCAGGAAATATGGGAAAACTTGTTTTTGAATCCCTACTGTTAAAGGactttcatttctctgaaaagtATATTAATCCCTGAATAGTCAGTTGAGGCAGGTCTCTATTCTGAAGCTGTCTCCCTTGATACAACCCTCCCCTCATATAATGATTGTGCTGCTGCAAAAGGATGGTGATTTACAGCTCGGTAGTTGCTATTTGTTACTGTGTGAATGCCTATTAAATGGGGTAATTTTTATCTGGATGCATCTatgtttttctcctgtattcCCTGCTAGTCCGGTGCCACCAAACTTTGGACAAAAACCGTGACCCATGTACACCGtgcttgcttctctttttttttaactgttaaaTTTTCTCAGCCAATGCAGTTTGAAGAAGATGAGCATGCGCCGCCAGCACCACCCAACCCGTTCAGCCATCTCACAGAAAAGGAACTGGAAGAGTACAAGAAAACAATTGAGCGCAAGCAGCAAGGATTGGAAGGTGAGTGGTGGTTTTTTAAATGTTGGTGTTTGCATTTGAATAATAAGCTCATTTTTAGTTTGAAAATATCTACCGTAAACAATACATACATGTTAATTACTAGCGTATGCTGTT includes these proteins:
- the ADD3 gene encoding gamma-adducin isoform X1, whose amino-acid sequence is MSTDASQVVITTPPLATMPQKERYFDRINENDPEYIRERNMSPDLRQDFNMMEQRKRVTQILQSPAFREDLECLIQEQMKKGNNPTGLLALQQIADYITASSFSGFSASSLSHGMITPINDLPGIDTSSFVKGEKLTRCKLASLYRLADLFGWAHLPNAYITVRVSKEHDHILIIPRGLSFSEASASNLVKVNILGDVVDQGSTTLSIDSAGFSPHVAIYSTRPDVRCVIHIHTPATAAVSSMKCGILPISQEALILGDVAYYNYQGSLDEQEERIQLQKVLGPSCKVLVLRNHGVVALGETLEEAFHYIFNVQLACETQVHALAGAGGIDNLLLLDLQKFKPSTHAVAATGGGGVNMASQQKWKVGEQEFEALMRMLDNLGYRTGYAYRQPLVREKPRHKSDVEIPATVTAFSFEDDTVPLSPLKFLAQRQQREKTRWLNSPNTYLKVNVPEESWNGEASPRTKITWMKADDSSKTSGGTPIKIEDPNQFVPLNTNPSEVLEKRNKIREQNRYDLKTAGPQSQLLAGIVVDKKPSPPMQFEEDEHAPPAPPNPFSHLTEKELEEYKKTIERKQQGLEDAEQELFSDEGSSVSQIQSQTQSPQNIPEKLEENHEDLYGQNANLISVELPVVVVNGKDDAHDVEDLTKRVSQLTTSTVESVEITIKSSEKIEEALSPEGSPSKSPSKKKKKFRTPSFLKKSKKKEKVEA
- the ADD3 gene encoding gamma-adducin isoform X3, translated to MKKGNNPTGLLALQQIADYITASSFSGFSASSLSHGMITPINDLPGIDTSSFVKGEKLTRCKLASLYRLADLFGWAHLPNAYITVRVSKEHDHILIIPRGLSFSEASASNLVKVNILGDVVDQGSTTLSIDSAGFSPHVAIYSTRPDVRCVIHIHTPATAAVSSMKCGILPISQEALILGDVAYYNYQGSLDEQEERIQLQKVLGPSCKVLVLRNHGVVALGETLEEAFHYIFNVQLACETQVHALAGAGGIDNLLLLDLQKFKPSTHAVAATGGGGVNMASQQKWKVGEQEFEALMRMLDNLGYRTGYAYRQPLVREKPRHKSDVEIPATVTAFSFEDDTVPLSPLKFLAQRQQREKTRWLNSPNTYLKVNVPEESWNGEASPRTKITWMKADDSSKTSGGTPIKIEDPNQFVPLNTNPSEVLEKRNKIREQNRYDLKTAGPQSQLLAGIVVDKKPSPPMQFEEDEHAPPAPPNPFSHLTEKELEEYKKTIERKQQGLEDAEQELFSDEGSSVSQIQSQTQSPQNIPEKLEENHEDLYGQNANLISVELPVVVVNGKDDAHDVEDLTKRVSQLTTSTVESVEITIKSSEKIEEALSPEGSPSKSPSKKKKKFRTPSFLKKSKKKEKVEA
- the ADD3 gene encoding gamma-adducin isoform X2 — protein: MSTDASQVVITTPPLATMPQKERYFDRINENDPEYIRERNMSPDLRQDFNMMEQRKRVTQILQSPAFREDLECLIQEQMKKGNNPTGLLALQQIADYITASSFSGFSASSLSHGMITPINDLPGIDTSSFVKGEKLTRCKLASLYRLADLFGWAHLPNAYITVRVSKEHDHILIIPRGLSFSEASASNLVKVNILGDVVDQGSTTLSIDSAGFSPHVAIYSTRPDVRCVIHIHTPATAAVSSMKCGILPISQEALILGDVAYYNYQGSLDEQEERIQLQKVLGPSCKVLVLRNHGVVALGETLEEAFHYIFNVQLACETQVHALAGAGGIDNLLLLDLQKFKPSTHAVAATGGGGVNMASQQKWKVGEQEFEALMRMLDNLGYRTGYAYRQPLVREKPRHKSDVEIPATVTAFSFEDDTVPLSPLKFLAQRQQREKTRWLNSPNTYLKVNVPEESWNGEASPRTKITWMKADDSSKTSGGTPIKIEDPNQFVPLNTNPSEVLEKRNKIREQNRYDLKTAGPQSQLLAGIVVDKKPSPPMQFEEDEHAPPAPPNPFSHLTEKELEEYKKTIERKQQGLEENHEDLYGQNANLISVELPVVVVNGKDDAHDVEDLTKRVSQLTTSTVESVEITIKSSEKIEEALSPEGSPSKSPSKKKKKFRTPSFLKKSKKKEKVEA